In the genome of Mucilaginibacter defluvii, one region contains:
- a CDS encoding SusC/RagA family TonB-linked outer membrane protein, translating to MKLTVFLIILACFQVSASVYAQYNVSLTEKNAPLSKIFKKIESQTGYSFFYDDKLLTGTHNITLTLKNATLKEALDKCLADQPLTYSVVDKTIVISAKRKPEAAKPAPILIVPKEIRGIVTDSAGIGIRDAVIRIKSSAVATSSDQLGNFLILSNSPDDRLVVSHIGYESVELKVDYGSDQPVRIVLHLATTNLSQVTVVSTGYENLPKERVTGSFSQPLKQMYDARVSTDVLTKLEGITSGIAFNTPGLTGNRETKISVRGRSTIYANDNPLIVVDNFPYDGDINNINPNDVESVTVLKDAAASSIWGVQAGNGVIVITTKKGKLNQPLKIQVNSNITVSNKPDLKYDPNFLTSRDYIDVERYLFANGKYDGDIAQNDPSNPTSTYPPISTVVDLLNKAKNGTISQAAADQQINALRNYDVRNDLSKYFYRRAVNQQYNINFSGGTDTYSYYFSGGYDKNLATLKGNAYDRLTFNTNNVIKPVTNLELSIGLNYVQSNNTADNTLPQIRTGGEYSSVLPYTQLADASGQPQAILSQYSADYVAASVNKGFLSWAFNPLQELRERLNTSNGKRNDFRLNTGAKYSFLNGFSADIKYQYQSSQYNSKSIADQRSFLARTLINSYSVVDGDGNVVGYNIPVGGILSTTNDNQEAHHGRGQLNYSHVWSRHSISALAGFEVTQVKADQTANALYGYNDELGISLPVDYVNGFPLNPSGYNTIPYSGSAGGTLNRYRSHFANAAYSYLERYTISASGRIDASNYFGVKTNQKAVPLWSAGFKWDIYKDNFYKLDWLPVLSLRASYGFQGNLDKTLAAVTTLTNVGAAANWTNANYSIINNYGNPDLRWERIRMINFGIDFAFRNNRVTGSIDYYTKKGIDLIGFTVLAPSTGVTDMKGNYSGMKGNGIDVQLNSQNISGKFNWTTNVIISHATDKVTTYTAAPVPSSSLVGSNTSISPIIGQPVYSIVSFKWGGLDAQTGDPQGYLSDGTLSSDYSALINNTPNNQMVYSGPARPTYFGGFNNRFSYAGIILSVNVSYKFGYYFRRSSLSYDYLYRLGIGNKDYAERWQQPGDEKATNVPSMTYPSDQNRDYFYNYSSVLVEKGDHVRLQDVSISYDLNSSKQRWLPVKQVQIYLYANNLGIIWKANKQGINPDYPVGGIRTPKTFAIGLKASL from the coding sequence ATGAAACTAACTGTTTTCCTCATCATCCTTGCTTGCTTCCAGGTATCAGCGTCAGTTTATGCACAGTATAACGTATCGCTGACCGAAAAAAATGCGCCCTTGTCTAAAATTTTCAAAAAAATTGAATCTCAAACAGGCTACAGCTTCTTTTATGATGATAAGCTGTTAACCGGTACCCACAACATCACACTTACATTAAAGAACGCCACCTTAAAAGAGGCATTGGATAAATGTCTGGCAGATCAACCACTGACCTATTCTGTGGTGGACAAAACCATTGTTATTTCAGCCAAAAGAAAGCCTGAAGCAGCTAAACCAGCGCCTATTTTAATCGTACCAAAGGAAATCAGGGGCATTGTAACTGATTCAGCCGGTATTGGTATCCGGGATGCTGTCATCAGAATCAAGAGCAGCGCCGTGGCAACGAGCAGTGATCAGCTGGGTAATTTTTTGATCCTGTCCAATAGTCCTGATGACAGACTGGTTGTATCGCATATCGGCTATGAATCAGTAGAGTTAAAAGTGGATTATGGCAGTGATCAACCTGTAAGAATTGTGCTTCATCTTGCAACAACAAATTTAAGCCAGGTAACGGTTGTATCTACGGGTTACGAAAACCTGCCTAAAGAGCGCGTAACAGGCTCTTTCTCGCAGCCCCTAAAGCAAATGTATGATGCAAGAGTATCAACTGACGTATTAACCAAACTGGAGGGCATAACCAGCGGCATCGCTTTTAATACGCCCGGCTTAACCGGTAACAGGGAAACAAAAATCAGTGTTCGCGGGAGAAGCACCATTTATGCGAACGACAACCCGCTCATCGTAGTTGACAATTTCCCTTATGATGGCGACATTAATAATATTAACCCAAATGATGTTGAAAGCGTTACCGTACTAAAAGATGCTGCTGCATCTTCTATATGGGGTGTACAGGCGGGTAATGGAGTAATTGTTATAACCACGAAAAAGGGCAAACTAAATCAGCCACTGAAAATTCAGGTTAATAGCAACATTACGGTTAGCAATAAGCCTGACCTAAAATACGATCCGAATTTCCTTACGTCGAGGGATTATATCGATGTTGAACGCTATCTGTTTGCCAATGGCAAATACGACGGTGATATTGCACAAAACGACCCATCCAACCCAACTTCCACTTATCCGCCGATATCGACAGTTGTTGATTTACTGAACAAGGCTAAGAACGGTACAATTTCCCAAGCTGCAGCTGATCAGCAAATCAATGCCCTGCGTAACTATGATGTCAGGAATGATCTGTCAAAGTATTTTTACCGCCGTGCAGTTAATCAGCAGTACAACATCAACTTCAGCGGAGGTACTGACACTTATTCCTATTATTTCTCCGGAGGTTATGATAAGAACCTTGCAACCTTAAAGGGCAACGCTTATGACAGGCTAACATTTAATACGAACAATGTTATTAAACCTGTTACTAATCTTGAACTTTCTATCGGATTAAATTATGTTCAAAGTAATAATACTGCAGATAATACCCTGCCGCAAATCAGAACAGGTGGCGAGTATAGCAGCGTACTTCCGTATACACAACTGGCAGATGCAAGCGGTCAGCCGCAGGCTATCCTCAGCCAATATTCCGCTGATTATGTAGCTGCTTCAGTAAATAAAGGATTTCTAAGCTGGGCGTTCAACCCTCTACAAGAGCTAAGAGAACGTCTTAATACGAGCAATGGTAAACGGAATGATTTCAGATTAAACACCGGAGCCAAATACAGTTTTCTTAATGGATTTAGTGCTGATATTAAATATCAGTATCAGTCAAGTCAATATAATTCAAAATCAATAGCCGATCAGAGAAGTTTCTTAGCAAGGACACTTATCAATAGTTATTCTGTTGTAGATGGGGATGGAAATGTTGTCGGTTATAATATACCGGTGGGTGGAATCTTGAGCACCACTAATGATAACCAGGAAGCCCATCATGGCCGTGGGCAGCTTAATTATTCGCATGTCTGGTCGAGGCACAGTATTTCAGCACTTGCGGGTTTTGAAGTCACCCAAGTAAAGGCAGATCAAACAGCCAATGCACTTTATGGATATAATGACGAACTGGGAATATCCCTGCCTGTTGATTATGTAAATGGGTTTCCGTTAAATCCTTCCGGCTATAATACCATACCCTATAGCGGTAGTGCCGGAGGTACGCTGAACCGTTATCGCTCTCATTTTGCCAATGCAGCTTATTCCTATCTTGAACGCTATACCATTTCTGCCAGTGGCAGGATCGATGCCTCTAATTATTTCGGGGTGAAGACCAACCAAAAGGCAGTGCCACTCTGGTCTGCAGGCTTTAAATGGGATATCTATAAAGACAACTTTTACAAGCTTGACTGGCTGCCTGTTCTTAGCCTTCGGGCTTCCTATGGTTTCCAGGGCAACCTTGATAAAACACTTGCTGCCGTCACTACACTCACAAATGTGGGCGCTGCCGCTAACTGGACGAACGCCAATTATTCAATTATCAACAATTATGGAAATCCCGATCTTCGTTGGGAAAGGATAAGGATGATCAATTTCGGGATCGATTTTGCTTTCAGGAATAACCGTGTAACTGGTTCTATTGACTATTATACTAAAAAGGGAATTGACTTGATTGGCTTCACGGTTTTAGCACCGAGTACCGGAGTAACCGATATGAAAGGTAATTATTCGGGAATGAAGGGTAATGGAATTGATGTTCAGTTAAACAGTCAGAATATCTCAGGGAAGTTCAACTGGACAACCAACGTGATCATTAGTCATGCAACGGATAAGGTCACAACTTATACGGCTGCGCCAGTACCATCGTCCTCACTAGTAGGTTCTAATACCAGTATATCACCTATAATCGGTCAGCCGGTATATTCCATTGTCAGTTTTAAATGGGGCGGCCTGGACGCCCAAACCGGTGATCCGCAGGGTTACCTCTCTGATGGGACACTTTCCAGTGATTACTCGGCTTTAATCAACAATACTCCTAATAACCAAATGGTCTACAGCGGCCCGGCCAGACCCACCTATTTCGGTGGATTCAATAACCGCTTTTCCTATGCAGGTATCATACTGTCGGTGAACGTTAGTTATAAATTCGGTTATTATTTCCGCCGCAGCAGCCTGTCCTATGATTATCTATACCGGTTAGGAATTGGCAATAAAGATTATGCAGAGCGTTGGCAGCAACCCGGAGATGAGAAAGCCACTAATGTCCCTTCTATGACTTACCCGTCTGATCAGAATAGGGATTATTTCTACAATTACTCTTCAGTGCTCGTGGAAAAAGGGGATCATGTCCGGTTACAGGACGTCAGTATAAGTTATGATCTCAATAGCTCAAAACAACGTTGGCTTCCTGTAAAGCAAGTGCAGATTTATCTATATGCTAATAACCTTGGGATCATCTGGAAAGCCAATAAGCAAGGTATTAATCCTGACTATCCGGTTGGAGGAATCAGGACACCAAAAACATTCGCCATTGGATTAAAAGCCTCATTGTAA
- a CDS encoding RagB/SusD family nutrient uptake outer membrane protein gives MKKLHDLKPMLIILLLAFLIMSCKKGWLDAKPSKSLVVPGTPEEYQTILDNTSLFNNGGPIWGEVASDDHYATDNIVNAASAIERNSYIWAKDVFEGNTVVNWQNAYRRILQCNIVIEGLDDLPASEHQTTSFKNTKGSAYFYRAYDFYNLAQEYCKAYTASTAASDLGIPLRLSANINEKSFRATVQETYDQIIGDLRTARALVPVSPVYKTRPSQAAVYGMLARVYLSMEDYSLAKVYADSCLALHSKLLDYNTLNASASRPFVRFNDEVIFHWLTGFSNITRLGQVDNSLYDQYQLNDLRRTLFYTPAKVFKGTYDGTFSLFNGLATDEILLIRSECLARAGQVNPALSDLNTLLKSRWSNSVPYVPVTASSSTDALDKILVERRKELAYRGLRWTDLRRLNKDTRYAKTITRTIAGQNYQLPPNSQLCVFPIPIEEINASGIPQNPR, from the coding sequence ATGAAAAAGCTACACGACTTAAAACCCATGCTCATAATTTTGTTGCTGGCATTCCTTATAATGAGCTGTAAAAAAGGATGGTTAGACGCAAAGCCATCCAAGTCTCTTGTTGTACCAGGTACCCCGGAAGAATATCAGACCATCTTAGACAATACGTCTTTATTTAACAACGGCGGTCCTATTTGGGGAGAAGTGGCCTCTGACGACCATTACGCTACAGACAACATTGTCAATGCTGCCTCGGCTATTGAACGCAATAGTTATATCTGGGCTAAAGATGTTTTTGAGGGTAATACAGTAGTCAACTGGCAAAATGCCTATAGAAGAATTTTGCAATGCAATATTGTTATCGAGGGTTTAGATGATCTACCTGCAAGCGAGCATCAAACCACCAGTTTTAAAAATACCAAAGGTTCGGCCTATTTCTACCGTGCCTACGATTTTTATAACCTTGCCCAGGAATATTGTAAGGCATATACGGCCAGTACTGCCGCCAGTGACCTGGGCATTCCTCTTCGCCTGAGCGCGAACATTAATGAGAAATCCTTCCGGGCTACTGTTCAGGAAACTTATGATCAGATCATTGGTGATCTTCGGACAGCAAGGGCCCTTGTTCCAGTTTCGCCGGTTTATAAGACTCGTCCTTCGCAGGCTGCAGTTTATGGTATGCTTGCCAGGGTCTATCTGTCGATGGAGGATTATAGTTTAGCCAAAGTTTATGCAGATTCCTGTCTTGCCCTGCACAGTAAACTTCTTGATTACAATACCCTCAATGCTTCAGCATCAAGACCTTTTGTAAGATTTAATGATGAAGTTATTTTTCATTGGTTGACCGGCTTTAGTAATATCACCCGTTTAGGTCAGGTCGATAACTCATTGTATGATCAATACCAACTAAATGATCTGAGAAGGACACTTTTTTATACACCCGCAAAAGTGTTTAAAGGTACTTATGATGGCACATTCAGTCTTTTTAACGGATTAGCTACTGATGAAATATTATTAATACGGTCTGAGTGCCTGGCAAGAGCTGGACAGGTCAACCCAGCCTTATCAGACCTAAATACCCTCTTAAAATCACGCTGGAGTAATTCTGTTCCCTATGTGCCGGTAACCGCATCTTCGTCAACCGATGCATTGGATAAAATTCTTGTTGAAAGAAGAAAAGAGTTAGCATATCGAGGACTGAGATGGACTGATCTGAGAAGGCTCAACAAAGACACCCGTTATGCAAAAACGATTACCCGCACAATAGCCGGGCAAAATTATCAATTACCACCAAACAGCCAGCTGTGTGTGTTTCCCATTCCGATTGAAGAAATCAATGCAAGCGGCATTCCACAAAATCCAAGATAA
- a CDS encoding TlpA disulfide reductase family protein, with product MKTLNIFLITLFTLAAANAQPKRIIKPVKNLQTIIQGHISSKNFTDSIMIRVWPDLVSYRKKDFIPRIFKLQKLKNGNFKFAIDSLSDVAYFSISQTEGAYVAGDPFLNEFLISPGDSINISENPRPGAEIKLESGKIWCLNCSKVQFTGKGSASLRLQWDLKEAYRKNQDSLQVYQSKLTVPTYEPIEAIIRRRFNTDIPILSSGYSKILNSYKKQIEPELFELIKTNIYAERYFEFISNIAASVGLREPKQPEIDSAIIAYEEVLPKINFLKGSSQKALLHTTWYSYALVVRSALEQRFYKKDAYSLLKQYETGPMRERIVTNFLIDYNRKSNIDSLANDALTFVNKPFYRSILQSIVLEQKIGTQAYNFELPDKDGRLVKLSDFKGKLVFIDFYFTGCGGCSEYFKRTLSKVEDHYKGNDKIKFLTVCIDVEKAKWIKGLKQGIYTSEMATNLYTAGMGSQHPITQQLKVISYPNPIVIDKEGKILNNSYDQLNVGPNDLISLLDKYL from the coding sequence ATGAAAACACTAAATATTTTCCTCATAACACTATTCACGTTAGCTGCGGCAAATGCCCAGCCAAAACGTATAATAAAGCCTGTAAAAAATCTGCAGACAATTATTCAGGGACATATCTCAAGTAAGAATTTTACAGATTCGATTATGATCAGGGTTTGGCCAGACCTTGTTTCATACCGCAAAAAAGATTTCATACCGCGAATTTTTAAACTGCAAAAACTTAAAAACGGAAACTTCAAGTTTGCAATAGATTCGTTATCAGATGTAGCTTACTTTTCAATATCACAAACAGAAGGCGCTTACGTAGCAGGAGATCCATTTTTAAACGAGTTCTTAATCAGTCCTGGTGACAGTATAAATATAAGCGAAAATCCCAGGCCAGGTGCTGAAATAAAATTGGAAAGTGGCAAGATATGGTGCCTTAATTGCAGTAAAGTTCAATTCACAGGCAAGGGCTCGGCGTCGTTAAGACTTCAGTGGGATTTGAAGGAAGCCTATCGAAAAAATCAAGATAGCCTGCAGGTATATCAAAGCAAACTAACCGTGCCAACTTATGAACCAATTGAAGCGATAATTAGAAGAAGATTCAATACTGATATTCCTATTTTATCTTCCGGTTATTCTAAAATACTCAATAGTTATAAAAAGCAAATAGAGCCGGAATTGTTCGAGCTGATTAAAACAAACATTTACGCCGAACGGTACTTTGAATTTATAAGTAATATTGCTGCGTCTGTAGGTCTAAGAGAACCTAAACAGCCTGAGATAGATAGTGCTATTATAGCGTATGAGGAAGTATTGCCAAAAATTAACTTTTTAAAAGGCAGTTCGCAAAAAGCATTACTTCATACGACCTGGTATTCATATGCCTTAGTAGTGAGATCTGCGCTTGAACAACGCTTTTATAAAAAAGACGCTTATTCTTTATTAAAGCAGTATGAAACGGGACCAATGCGTGAGCGGATTGTCACGAACTTTCTTATTGATTACAATAGAAAAAGTAACATTGATAGTCTTGCAAATGACGCCTTAACTTTTGTAAATAAACCGTTCTATCGTTCAATCTTACAAAGTATAGTTCTGGAACAAAAGATCGGAACCCAGGCATACAATTTTGAATTGCCGGATAAAGATGGAAGACTTGTAAAACTTTCCGACTTTAAAGGAAAACTAGTGTTTATTGATTTTTACTTTACTGGATGCGGAGGGTGCAGTGAATATTTTAAAAGGACTTTATCAAAAGTAGAAGATCATTATAAGGGAAATGATAAAATTAAGTTTCTAACAGTTTGCATTGACGTTGAAAAAGCTAAGTGGATTAAGGGATTAAAGCAAGGAATTTATACTTCCGAGATGGCTACTAATTTGTACACAGCGGGAATGGGTTCACAGCATCCTATAACTCAGCAACTGAAAGTTATTTCTTATCCAAATCCCATTGTCATCGATAAAGAAGGCAAAATTTTAAATAACAGCTATGATCAATTGAACGTTGGTCCAAACGATCTTATTTCTCTGCTTGATAAATATCTATGA
- a CDS encoding MauE/DoxX family redox-associated membrane protein, protein MSTKAKYYLLEVFCLLLSALFIYTAVSKWADFNRYVEQVRNQPFPHWSFPLAIYGLPPVELLIGFMVLINRTRLIGLWTYFIVMLFFTVYVVLILMHVFGRVPCSCSGFINTLSWPQHLIFNGLVTMLAGISILINRQKATTGISTAIIT, encoded by the coding sequence ATGAGCACCAAAGCAAAATATTATCTATTGGAAGTTTTTTGCCTCTTATTGAGTGCATTGTTTATTTACACTGCAGTAAGCAAATGGGCTGATTTTAACCGGTACGTCGAACAGGTACGCAATCAGCCGTTTCCGCACTGGTCATTTCCGTTGGCTATTTATGGCCTGCCGCCTGTTGAGCTTCTGATCGGATTTATGGTCCTTATCAATCGAACGCGGCTGATTGGCCTTTGGACGTATTTTATAGTCATGCTCTTTTTCACTGTTTATGTGGTTTTAATTTTAATGCATGTTTTTGGCCGTGTTCCCTGCAGTTGTAGTGGTTTTATAAATACCCTGAGCTGGCCTCAACACCTGATCTTTAATGGGCTTGTAACTATGTTGGCTGGCATATCGATATTGATAAATAGGCAAAAAGCAACGACCGGAATTTCTACCGCTATCATTACGTAA
- a CDS encoding sensor histidine kinase: MIVKNKKINLRLVLQHLVIWLIYSSFIFIANRLSRPTVKITEVLLYMVPFCLAFYISILSMNLYRKKGILYVVIALAGSFFLLATLGYLYIYQLLPGFGIKIFTDKHFKYFIQSAVLGYVQYSAYGILYFYIRENFKREKELRIVTAEKLQKELETALHEQEKLRYEYAFLRSQVNPHFLVNTLNVLYSHAEEHSEVLAANIKRLSDILSYSLEATDSDMTTVPAEKEIMHLRQLIEIIVMRFGTSRHIDLQVNGEVAGHYIPPLTFITFVENALKYGDLKSPSQPLQIFITAESQQLHFFCRNRKNQNLSLIPSYGIGLKNLTRRLNFILATTYKLDVSDEEELYTISLVIYK; encoded by the coding sequence ATGATTGTAAAGAACAAAAAAATAAATCTCCGTCTGGTGCTTCAGCACCTGGTTATCTGGCTGATTTATAGTTCATTCATTTTTATTGCAAACCGCTTATCCCGACCCACAGTGAAAATTACAGAAGTACTACTTTACATGGTGCCCTTTTGTCTTGCGTTCTACATCAGTATTCTTTCAATGAATCTATACCGGAAGAAGGGAATATTGTATGTGGTTATAGCCCTTGCAGGGAGCTTTTTCCTCCTTGCTACTTTAGGTTATCTCTATATCTATCAATTACTGCCTGGCTTTGGTATCAAGATATTTACTGATAAGCATTTCAAATACTTCATACAGAGCGCCGTTTTGGGTTATGTACAGTATTCGGCTTATGGCATACTGTACTTCTACATCAGGGAGAATTTCAAAAGAGAAAAAGAGCTTCGGATCGTCACAGCTGAAAAGCTGCAAAAGGAACTTGAGACAGCTCTGCATGAGCAGGAAAAATTACGGTATGAATACGCTTTTTTACGTTCCCAGGTGAACCCACATTTTCTTGTCAACACATTGAATGTATTGTACTCCCATGCGGAAGAACATTCAGAAGTACTTGCGGCTAACATTAAGAGACTGTCTGACATACTGAGTTATTCACTGGAGGCAACAGATAGTGATATGACGACTGTTCCGGCCGAAAAGGAAATCATGCACCTGCGGCAACTAATAGAGATCATTGTTATGCGATTCGGTACTTCCCGCCATATCGATCTGCAGGTCAACGGTGAGGTTGCAGGCCATTACATTCCCCCGCTGACATTTATCACATTCGTAGAAAATGCGTTGAAATATGGCGACTTAAAATCCCCCTCGCAGCCACTTCAGATATTTATTACAGCCGAAAGCCAGCAGTTACATTTCTTTTGCCGCAATCGAAAGAATCAAAATCTTTCACTCATACCCTCTTACGGCATCGGCCTTAAAAATTTAACCCGGCGGCTAAACTTTATTCTTGCAACAACGTATAAGCTTGATGTTTCAGATGAAGAAGAGCTTTATACCATCAGTCTTGTGATTTATAAATGA
- a CDS encoding LytR/AlgR family response regulator transcription factor, which translates to MIRCTVIDDEQPAIDVITRLIAKVPGLEVISTSTDPIEGIKTAIDNSTDILFLDIEMDGLSGFDLLNIIPPQMGVVLVTAFSKYAVRSYDFKVLDYLLKPVDLPRFLLTAKRIAEFVKPPVNDFIMVKADQKGKLIKIELSEIDFIESRSNYVAFFCGKEIIQTYITMQELESRLPKDRFMRVHRSYIISLYQIAAVENGDCILKRNTFRVPVSAHYKDELWHFLRNRLIA; encoded by the coding sequence ATGATCAGGTGTACCGTAATTGATGATGAACAACCAGCAATAGATGTAATTACCCGGCTTATTGCTAAAGTGCCGGGTCTGGAAGTGATCAGTACTTCGACTGACCCGATAGAAGGAATAAAAACCGCGATTGATAATAGCACTGACATTCTATTCCTTGATATTGAAATGGATGGGCTTTCCGGATTTGATCTGCTTAATATTATTCCCCCTCAAATGGGCGTAGTGCTTGTCACCGCCTTTTCAAAGTATGCCGTCAGAAGTTATGATTTTAAGGTGCTGGACTACCTGCTCAAACCGGTTGATCTTCCCAGGTTTCTTTTAACCGCTAAAAGAATTGCTGAGTTTGTAAAACCGCCGGTAAACGATTTTATCATGGTAAAAGCGGACCAGAAAGGCAAGCTCATAAAGATTGAACTTAGCGAGATTGATTTCATCGAAAGCAGGAGTAATTATGTGGCGTTCTTCTGCGGAAAGGAAATTATCCAAACGTATATAACCATGCAGGAACTGGAATCGAGGTTGCCGAAAGACCGCTTTATGCGCGTACATAGGTCCTACATTATCTCCCTGTATCAGATAGCGGCTGTTGAAAATGGCGACTGCATTCTCAAGCGCAACACCTTTCGCGTCCCGGTAAGCGCTCATTACAAAGATGAACTTTGGCACTTCCTGCGTAACCGGCTTATTGCCTAA
- a CDS encoding PDDEXK nuclease domain-containing protein, producing the protein MKTLNNEYQKLLAEISDQFRQGRIMAIRSVNRELISRYEAVGRLIIERQSEYGWGKSIVERLSRDLKAEFPGTSGFSARNLWDMRRFYERYAEYPNLRQLVAEIPWGHNLVILNKTSTVEEAGFYALATLQNGWSRNVLQNFIKADAYSADLKINKQHNFPETLPPQLAQQAEETIRSKYNLEFLGLQEPVREKELESKLILQIRNLLLTMGYGFAYMGNQFKIKLGRNEYFIDLLFYHRKLQCLVAVELKVGKFEPAHAAQLNFYLQILDDTIKLPQENPSIGILLCAEKDKLEVEYSLRLTNKPIGVSEYNLTTKLPKHLKKELPGEDELKALLGND; encoded by the coding sequence ATGAAAACACTTAATAACGAATACCAAAAGCTACTGGCAGAAATTTCCGACCAGTTCAGACAGGGCCGTATTATGGCAATCCGGTCAGTTAACCGTGAGCTCATCAGCCGTTATGAAGCTGTTGGACGACTAATCATTGAGCGACAGAGCGAATATGGTTGGGGGAAATCTATTGTTGAACGGCTGTCGAGGGACCTGAAGGCAGAATTTCCGGGCACCTCCGGTTTTTCCGCAAGGAACCTGTGGGATATGAGGCGCTTTTATGAGCGGTATGCAGAATATCCAAATCTGCGACAGCTTGTCGCAGAAATTCCCTGGGGCCATAACCTTGTTATCCTGAATAAAACTTCCACGGTTGAGGAAGCGGGATTCTATGCATTAGCGACGCTACAAAACGGTTGGAGCAGGAACGTGTTGCAGAACTTTATTAAAGCTGACGCTTACAGTGCCGATCTGAAGATCAATAAACAGCATAATTTTCCGGAAACACTACCGCCGCAACTTGCTCAGCAGGCGGAGGAAACCATCAGAAGTAAATATAATCTGGAGTTTTTGGGTTTACAGGAGCCGGTCAGGGAAAAGGAGTTGGAGAGCAAGCTTATTCTACAGATACGAAACCTGCTACTTACAATGGGTTACGGCTTTGCTTATATGGGTAACCAATTCAAAATAAAGCTTGGAAGGAATGAATATTTTATCGACCTGCTGTTTTATCACCGCAAATTGCAGTGCCTGGTTGCGGTAGAACTGAAGGTTGGAAAGTTTGAGCCAGCGCATGCAGCTCAGCTCAACTTTTACCTGCAGATACTCGATGATACCATTAAGCTGCCGCAGGAAAATCCGTCCATCGGCATTTTGCTATGTGCGGAAAAAGACAAGCTGGAAGTAGAATACTCACTCAGACTAACCAATAAGCCTATCGGAGTTTCAGAATATAATCTGACGACAAAGCTGCCAAAACATCTGAAGAAAGAGTTGCCTGGAGAAGATGAACTGAAAGCGTTATTGGGGAATGATTAG